The segment GCAATCAACCGGCTGATCACGCTGCTCAGCGCCGTCGGGGCGAAGCTGAGCGTCCAGGAAGTGCATGATTCCTCCCTCGATCCCCTGCGCAAAGACGTGGCACCCGAGCAGGTACTGGAACGGCTCGATCGCGTGGACGGGGAGTAGGCCGTGGCTGGCATGAAACGAGACGCGCGTGAGTCTTGGGAGTTCGCCGGGCTCAGCGAGCCGGCGCTGAGCTCAGCGACCTCGGCTACGGGTCGCTCGCGACGGAATAATTTCTCCGGATTCCAGCACGATTGCGCTCGCGCGACGGACAATTGCCGCCACGGTGTGCGCACCATGCCGTTTCGGATTCCTACTGCCCGCATTAACTGGACGAATAGCTCGTTCCTGATCGGGACCGCTTTCGTCACCTGCACCGCGGTGCCGCTTTACCTCTGGCACTTCGGCTTGGACGCGTTTCAGCTCACCCTGTTTCTCGCGTTCGTCATCGGCACCGGGCTGAGCATCACGTTGGGATATCATCGGCTTTTCGCTCACATCGCGTTCCAGGCCAAATGGCCGGTGCGATTGGTCACGCTGCTGTTCGGGGCTGCGGCCTTTGAGAACAATGCACTCGCGTGGGTTTCCGATCACCGACGGCACCACAAGCACGTCGACCACGACGACGATCCTTATGACATCAGCAAGGGGTTCTGGCACGCACACATCGGCTGGATCCTCTTCAAGCTCGATCCCGAGCCGCCGTGGGACAACGTGAACGATCTGCGCAAGGACCCGCTGGTGATGTGGCAGGTGCGTTGGTACGTGCCGATCGCGGTCGGCGTGGGTTTCGTGCTCCCCGCCGCGCTGGGCTACCTCTACTCGGGCTGGGCGGGTGCGCTCGGAGCCTTTCTGCTCGCGGGGGTCGCGCGCGTCACCGCGGTGCAGCACATGACATTTTTCATCAACTCCCTTTGCCATACGGTCGGCCGGCAGCCGTATTCCGACCGCTGCAGTGCGCGCGACAGCTGGGTCATGGCGCTGTTTACGTTTGGCGAGGGCTACCACAACTATCACCACGAGTTTCAGCACGACTACCGCAACGGCGTGAAGTGGTGGCAATGGGATCCGACCAAATGGACGATCTGGACGCTCGAGAAGCTGGGACTCGTCGAGGGGCTCCGCCGCGTACCCGAGGAGAAGATCCTTCTCTCGCAGCTCGCCGACACGCGGCGACGCTTGAATGCCCGGTTGGCCAGCGGCCATCCGCACCTCAACGAACGGCTGCGCGACATGCTCCAGCGGTCCGACGCGAAACTTCATCAACTCGGCGAACGCTGGGCGGCTTTGAAATCCGAATACGCGGCCAAGGCCGGGGCGCTGAAGGCGGAATACGCCGAGAAGGCGGGAGCGCTGAAGGCCGAGTACGCGGAGCGGGCCAACACGCAATTGGCGGAGGCGCGCGCGGCGCTGGCCGAAATGCGGCGGGAGATCGCCGCGGCGCTCTCGCTCCTCGAGCGCGCGGGTGCGACGACCTAGCGCGCCGTGACGGCGCGCCAGTTGAAGATCAAAGTTTAGGTTTAAGAACACCAATCCGGCTGGTGGTCCTCGCGTGCTCGCCCGTGTCCGGATAGAGACGCGGCGCCCTCGCCGCGTTGGGTTAAATGTAGCCGAGGTCGCCGACCCCGGCGCCGGCCTCATCCTCCTTCGCTGAAGCTACGGAGGACGAGCCAACGCCGGCTAAACTTCAACTTTCCACTTAAACTCTGCTCTGAACGAGCGCCGCGCGTTCAGAGCAGCGGTGCGAGCAGTCGGCTGAGGTCCTCGAGCACGTTGCCCACAAACGTCCGTTTCCGCCGCTTGTCGGGGCGATGCGGCTTCGACTGGCTGACCAGCGATGACGCCCAGCCCTTGATGGCGAGCACGTCGGCGGAAGAATGCACGAAGACGCCGATCTCGAAATTCACGAACAGACTGCGCATGTCGAAGTTTGCCGAACCGAACAGCGCGACGCGATCGTCGACGATCATGGCTTTGCTGTGCAGCATCCCGGGCTGGAAGAGCCAGATCCTGCCGCCGGCGCGCTGGAGTTCGCGCACGTAGTGACGGCGCGCGAAGTCGGTCACCGGATGGTTCGAGCGCGCGGGGAGGATCAGGTTTACGGCGCAACCGGCGTGTGCCTTCACCATCAGCGAGCGCAGCAGTACCTCGTCCGGGAGAAAATAGGGTGTGACGATCCACAGACTGCGTTTGGCATCTTGAATCATCGCCAGAATTCCCTCGTAGAGCGGATCGCCGGGCACATCGGGTCCACTGGCGACGATCTGCAGGTCTGCCTCGCCACGCGGACGCACCACCGCGTCCGGCGAAATCTCCGCGTGCAGCCCATCGGCAGACTGCCGGCTCGCGAACGACCAGTCGGCGATGAACACCTCGTTGAGCAGGGCAGCAGCGGGGCCTTCGATCAGCGTGCCGAAATCATTAAACCGGCGGCGATAGGGCACGGGGCCCATGTATTCGCGCGCGAGGTTTTGTCCGCCGATGATCGCGGTGCAGTGATCGAAGACGGCGATTTTGCGGTGATTGCGGAGATTGGCGGAACCGCGCGAGGTAAACGGCAGCACCGGCATGAACCAGACGACCTCGCCGCCGGCTTTCTTGATCGGCAGCACGAACCGTCGGCTGAGAAACATGCAGCCAACCGCGTCGAGCAACAGCCGCACCTTCACGCCGGCGCGGGCCCGCTCCGCGAGCAGTCGCACCAGTCGGCGTCCCGTGTCGTCCCGTCCCAGGATGAAGGTGGTGACGTGAATCGAATGTCGCGCGCCGCGGATGCCGCGTTCCAGCGCGGCATAAGCGGCTTCGCCGGTCGTGAGGAGCGTCAGCCGGTTGCCGGCGACAGGCGCGGCGGCCCCACTGGCCATGACGGTTTGCGCCACCGCTTCCGCATCCGTGGTGGGAGTCGGGGCGCCAGCCGGCAGCGTGGGCCGGAGGCGGGACTTACGCTCGGCGAGGCGCCGCAGTTTCCGGCCGCCGAGCAGCAGGTAAAGCGGAACGCCGACGTAGGGCAGCAGCACGATGATCAGCAGCCACGCGAACGTGTTGGCCGGCGCGCGTTTTTCGCTCATCAACCGGGCGATCAAGAAGACGGCGAAAACAAAACCGGCGATCGAGAACAGCACGGCCACGAGGCCGCGATCGAGGAACTGCTCGAGGAAATCGCGCGGGAGTTCGAGCATGCGACGAAGCCAGACAAACTGTTGTCGCAGAGGTGGCAAGGATGCCGTGAAAAAAACCTTGCGGTCTCCGCGCCGAGTCGAGAATTTCCGCGTTCCTTCGGTCGGTAGGATACTCAAGTGGCCAACGAGGGCAGACTGTAAATCTGCTGGCTTACGCCTTCCCTGGTTCGAATCCAGGTCCTACCACCACTTCCCCCAAAAGGAGAAGTCGCAGGACCCCCGCCGCTTAGTGGCGAAACGAAGCTGCCTAGTCCGCAGTGGCTGACCGACGGCCTGCTTCAATGCTTCACCCGGAACGCATTCGCGCGGCTTCATCGGCGACGACGCGGCCACTTCTGAGTTGGTGACTCGCTTGCGGTCCACGCGCGTTGGCGACATACCTCCACGCGGTTCCCATGTCGATCAACGCCGTCTCTCCTTCCCTGCATGATCACCGGCTCGCGGCGTTGGTCTCGAGCCTGCGGGCGTGTCCGTTGTTCGATGCTTTGCCCCACGCCGACCTCGAGACCATCGCGGAGGGGTGTCAGATGCGTAGTTTGCAGAAAGGCGAGATCCTCTTCCACGAAGGTGAACCGGCCGAGGGATTTTACGTCATTCAACTCGGGCAAATCGGCATCTTCTTCATCACGCCGGAGGGGCGGGAGCAGATCTTTTCCGTGTTCCGGGCGCCCGAGAGTTTCGCCGAGGTGGTGATGGCGATGCGTCACTTCCCGGCCGGAGCGAAGGCCCTCGAGTACTCCCGCGTGATTCTGGTGCGCCGCGCGCCTTTTCGCGAGTTGCTCGGCCGCAAACCGGAACTGGCGTTGCAGATGCTGGCCTCGATGAGCATGCATCTGAAGGAACTGCTGCGCTTGCTGCAGGATTCGCGCGGCCGGCAGATCGAGGCGCGGCTGGCCGAGTGGCTGCTGCAACAAAGTCCGGCGGCGGCCGCCGGTTGCCCCGCAGTGTTCGAATTGCCCGTGGCGAAGAAAGTGCTCGCCAGCCAGCTCGGCGTCACAAGTGAAACGCTGTCCCGGACCTTCGCACGTTTTCGGGAGGAGAAAGTTATCCAAGTCACCGGCGCGACGATTGGGGTCCTGAACGGCGCGAGGCTGCGGGCGTATGCCGCCGGGACGGCGTGAGTTCTTGCGCGACCGTGGAACGCGAGGAATTCGCTTCCCGGTCGGAGCGGCTTCCGGCTAGGTTTTGATCGACGCGTAGGTGATCAGGTAGTGGGCGGCCCAGCCGACGAAACCGATGATCAGCACGATCACCCAGGCCGGAATCCCGCGCGGCGTCTCGCTCCCATAGAGGCGGAATTGTTTCTGATCTCCCTTGCCGTAGGCATTGATCAACAGCGGCAGCACGCCGTCGACGGTTTGGTGGTCGCGCACGCCTTCGACATCGATCGCCGGGCCGTTGCGCACCGTGAACGGCAGCAGGCGCAGCCCTTCGTGGCCGGTCGCGTCGGTGCTGACGATCCTGAGCACGTGCGCCCCATCGGCGAGCCGGCGCGTGTCCAGCTCGAAGCTGACCGGCGCGGCGTATTCACCGATGGGTTCCGCCGCGTCGTCGAGGTACAGCCGGATGCGGGTTTTCGTTTCCATGATCATTCCTGTTCGAGGATCGCGCGCTTGATGTGGTCGGCACCGCGTTCGCCGGGCCGCAGCAGGTATTTCAACGAGTAACCCAGCGTAACGCCTACCACGGCGACGGCGCAGAGCACGATGACGTAGTCGAACGGACCCTGCGGTCCGCCGCCGTGGGTGAAGCGTTGCCAGATCGACGGCTGCTGGGCGCTGCAGACTTCGCAGGCGAAGGCGACGGTCCGCGAGAGCAGGAGCAGCGCGAGAAGATGGAGCAGGCGACTCATGGTTGAATCGACTGAAGCACGGCGTTCACTTGTTCCTGCGAGACCTCGGGTGCCTGATTGCCCCAACTGGTCCGCTCGTGATTGATGATCGCGCGCACCTCGGCGGGCTTGAGTTTCGCGATCGTGCCGATCGGCGGCATCACGGCGAAGCCTTCCGACACCCGGCCGTCATAGCCCTTCATCACGATGCCGATGAGTTTCGCCGGATCCTCGGCGAGCACGATCGAGCTGCCCTTCAGTGACGGAAAAGCTCCCTTCAGGCCCTGGCCGTTCGGTTGGTGGCAGGCCTGGCAATGCGTCGCATAAAGCGCGGCGCCGTCCAGTTCGGTGGTGATCACGGCCGCGTCGCTTGGACCCGTTGCCGAGGAATCGCGCTGGTAGAGAAACGCCGGCGCGGCAGTGCCGCCGGGCAACGCGGGTTGCTTCAGCGACTGGAGATACGCGACGAGTTGCAGCGCCTCGGGCCGGGCAACCACCGTCCCGGGACCGCGCTTGTACTCCTCTGGGACCGCGACGACCGTGTCGCCGGGCGCGGCCTGCTCGCGGTATTCAAACAACCACTCGTAGGCCGGCATGATCGACGCCGCGACGACGGCGCGCGGGTTGTAGAGATGGAGCAGATGCCAGGTGCTGCTGGGCTGCCGTTCCCCAATGCTGGTCAGGTCGGGACCCGTGCGCTCGGTGCCCATGAGGGTGGCGGTGTTGCGCCAAAGATCCATTCGGTCGATCCGGGCGTAGTCGGCCGCGATGCTGGGCCGACCGCCCCAGACCTGATCCATCGCGACGTTCCGGACCTGTTGGGTGTGGCAACTCACGCAGCCGTTGGCGACGAAGAGCCGTTTGCCCGCGAGCTCGTCGGCGGTCAGCGGCTGGCTGTCGGGCAGCGGGGCGTTGTTGGCCTGATTGTCGAGCGCGGGGAAGATGGCGATGAGGGAGGTGAGAACGGCGAACATGCCGAACGCCGAACCGAACAGGAGCCGGTGATCGTCGTGCAGGCTCATGCCGTCACCTCCGCGGGGAATGGATCGCGAGGAGAGCGGGCCGCGGTGGACGCGACCGCGCGCGGACCCGCGATCATGCGATAGAGGTTATAGGCGAACACCCAGTGCGAGATCCACATGAGCGTCCCGCCGATCGCGCGCCACAGCCAGTAGGGCGCCATGAGCACAACGCTGTCGATGAACGGCTTTCCCTCCAGCCACGCGAGGCCGCGCAGGGTCCCGCCGATCATCAGCGGCACCGTGTAGAACAGCAGTCCCAGCAGCGCCATCCAGAAATGCGCCCCGACCGTGGCCTGCGGCGGTTCGCGACCCGTCAGCCGCGGCACCGTCGCGTAGATACAGCCCCACAGCAGGAACGTGATGATGCCGTACATTGTGAGGTGCGAGTGCGCGACCGTGAAGTCGGTGAAGTGCCAGAACAGATTGGTCGACCGGAACGCTTCCGCGGTGCCTTGCATCGAGCCGGTGAAGTAGAAGACGACCCCGACGAGAAAGAAGGGCAGGGTGTAGCTGCTGCCGATCCGGTGAAAGCTGCCGCGGAACGTGAGCAGGAAGTTCGCAGTACCCGCCACCACCGGGATCACCATCCCGACGCTGGCCACGATCGCGACGGTCTGCAGTGACCACGGAATCGAGCTGAATACGAAGTGGTGCGTGCCGATCAGCGTGTAGAAGAGGATCTGTGTCCAGAATGCCAGGATACCGAGACTGTAGGAGAAGATCGGCGTGTTGAGCTGCTGCGGCAGGAAATAATACGTGAGCCCCAGCAGGAACATCATGAACCACATGCCGACGCCTTGGTGCATGTAGTAGCCCTGGATGATCGTCTCGCCGAGCCCGCGCTGCCAGAAGGGCGTGTACGCGACGACGACGATGACCGCGACGAACATCACCGCGGCGACGATGTACCAGCTCGAGATGTAGATCTCGCGGCTGCGCCGCTGGGCGATCGTGCCGATCAGATTGGTCAACGCGAGCAGGATGCCCGCGGCGAAGAGCGCCATCACCGGCCAGATGTACTCGCGATATTCGCCGCCCCCATTGTTCACCCCGGCCATCAACGCCACGCTGCCGAGGATCACGGCCGCATTGATTAACCCGAGTGACCACCAGCCGCGGCGCAGGCTTTTCAGCGGGGCGTTGCTCACGACGCTGGTGACGTAGAAGCCCAGGCCCGCCATCGCCAGCGAGGCCCAGCCCCAGAATACGGCGTTGGTGTGGACCGGCCGCAGGCGACCGAAACTCAACCAGCTGACCCGATCCACGTCCGGTGCCACGAATTTGATCCCCAAATACTCGCCAACGGTGGTGCCGAAAAGCAGCCAGAATGTCGCCGTGCCGAGATACCAGAGCAGCAGGCGCGCGAGACCCGGATCGAGGCCGGGCCGCGACACGGCTTTCTGCTTCGCGGGCACGAAGCGCACCGTTCCCGCCTCATCGACGTTGCTGATCACCCCGTGGCCATTCGTGCTCGTGCTGGGCTCGTTCACTGCCGCCTCGAACAGCGGGTCGCGCCCGGCGACGGCGACGCTCACCGGCCCGGCGCTTCGGCGAGGGCCGGCCCAGCGGCGGAATTTCTGTCCCAGCAGTGCCAGGGTGACGAGCACGGGAATCGCCAGCAGCACTCCCGTGATGATAACGCCGGGTTCACTCCAGGCGCCAGGGGCGATCGTGGCGGGGAAGACGCTTCCGAGCAGGGCGGAGACCAAGACCATGATGGAGCACGTTAGCCGCCGGTCGCCGGCGGAGGCTTGATCTGGATCAATCTTGGCCGGATATGACGCGCGATTTATATCGTAAAACGAGATAATCAGGCTTGCGCGCCGGCGGCCGATGCCTTCTGCTGACGCCAACGCATGGCTGCGAAGGACCAGCCGCTCGGCAAAAAGGATTACGAGACGCTAGCGGAGTTTCGCTACGCCCTGAGAAAATTCCTTGGCTTCAGCGAAGAGGCTGCGAGCCGGCATGGCGTGACGCCCCAGCAGTATCAGGCGCTGCTGGCGATCGAAGGTTTTCCCGGCCGCAATTGGGTCACCATTGGCGAGCTCGCCGAGCAGATGCGGATCGCGCATCACAGTGCGGTCGGACTGGTCGACCGGATGGAAGCCCTCCGGCTCGTGCGACGCGTCACCGCGAAGGAAGACCGCCGCCGCGTGCAGGTGCTCCTGACGGCCAAGGGTCTGAAACTGCTGGAGAAGCTCTATCGCGTGCATCGCGGCGAATTGCGTTCGACCGGCGCGAAACTGGCAGCGCTTTTGCGGAAGGCGGCCGTGAAGATCCCGCGCCGCGCCGCGGCGACCGGTGG is part of the Opitutus terrae PB90-1 genome and harbors:
- a CDS encoding acyl-CoA desaturase, which codes for MPFRIPTARINWTNSSFLIGTAFVTCTAVPLYLWHFGLDAFQLTLFLAFVIGTGLSITLGYHRLFAHIAFQAKWPVRLVTLLFGAAAFENNALAWVSDHRRHHKHVDHDDDPYDISKGFWHAHIGWILFKLDPEPPWDNVNDLRKDPLVMWQVRWYVPIAVGVGFVLPAALGYLYSGWAGALGAFLLAGVARVTAVQHMTFFINSLCHTVGRQPYSDRCSARDSWVMALFTFGEGYHNYHHEFQHDYRNGVKWWQWDPTKWTIWTLEKLGLVEGLRRVPEEKILLSQLADTRRRLNARLASGHPHLNERLRDMLQRSDAKLHQLGERWAALKSEYAAKAGALKAEYAEKAGALKAEYAERANTQLAEARAALAEMRREIAAALSLLERAGATT
- a CDS encoding phospholipase D-like domain-containing protein, translating into MLELPRDFLEQFLDRGLVAVLFSIAGFVFAVFLIARLMSEKRAPANTFAWLLIIVLLPYVGVPLYLLLGGRKLRRLAERKSRLRPTLPAGAPTPTTDAEAVAQTVMASGAAAPVAGNRLTLLTTGEAAYAALERGIRGARHSIHVTTFILGRDDTGRRLVRLLAERARAGVKVRLLLDAVGCMFLSRRFVLPIKKAGGEVVWFMPVLPFTSRGSANLRNHRKIAVFDHCTAIIGGQNLAREYMGPVPYRRRFNDFGTLIEGPAAALLNEVFIADWSFASRQSADGLHAEISPDAVVRPRGEADLQIVASGPDVPGDPLYEGILAMIQDAKRSLWIVTPYFLPDEVLLRSLMVKAHAGCAVNLILPARSNHPVTDFARRHYVRELQRAGGRIWLFQPGMLHSKAMIVDDRVALFGSANFDMRSLFVNFEIGVFVHSSADVLAIKGWASSLVSQSKPHRPDKRRKRTFVGNVLEDLSRLLAPLL
- a CDS encoding Crp/Fnr family transcriptional regulator; amino-acid sequence: MSINAVSPSLHDHRLAALVSSLRACPLFDALPHADLETIAEGCQMRSLQKGEILFHEGEPAEGFYVIQLGQIGIFFITPEGREQIFSVFRAPESFAEVVMAMRHFPAGAKALEYSRVILVRRAPFRELLGRKPELALQMLASMSMHLKELLRLLQDSRGRQIEARLAEWLLQQSPAAAAGCPAVFELPVAKKVLASQLGVTSETLSRTFARFREEKVIQVTGATIGVLNGARLRAYAAGTA
- a CDS encoding cbb3-type cytochrome c oxidase subunit II; the protein is MSLHDDHRLLFGSAFGMFAVLTSLIAIFPALDNQANNAPLPDSQPLTADELAGKRLFVANGCVSCHTQQVRNVAMDQVWGGRPSIAADYARIDRMDLWRNTATLMGTERTGPDLTSIGERQPSSTWHLLHLYNPRAVVAASIMPAYEWLFEYREQAAPGDTVVAVPEEYKRGPGTVVARPEALQLVAYLQSLKQPALPGGTAAPAFLYQRDSSATGPSDAAVITTELDGAALYATHCQACHQPNGQGLKGAFPSLKGSSIVLAEDPAKLIGIVMKGYDGRVSEGFAVMPPIGTIAKLKPAEVRAIINHERTSWGNQAPEVSQEQVNAVLQSIQP
- a CDS encoding cbb3-type cytochrome c oxidase subunit I, encoding MVLVSALLGSVFPATIAPGAWSEPGVIITGVLLAIPVLVTLALLGQKFRRWAGPRRSAGPVSVAVAGRDPLFEAAVNEPSTSTNGHGVISNVDEAGTVRFVPAKQKAVSRPGLDPGLARLLLWYLGTATFWLLFGTTVGEYLGIKFVAPDVDRVSWLSFGRLRPVHTNAVFWGWASLAMAGLGFYVTSVVSNAPLKSLRRGWWSLGLINAAVILGSVALMAGVNNGGGEYREYIWPVMALFAAGILLALTNLIGTIAQRRSREIYISSWYIVAAVMFVAVIVVVAYTPFWQRGLGETIIQGYYMHQGVGMWFMMFLLGLTYYFLPQQLNTPIFSYSLGILAFWTQILFYTLIGTHHFVFSSIPWSLQTVAIVASVGMVIPVVAGTANFLLTFRGSFHRIGSSYTLPFFLVGVVFYFTGSMQGTAEAFRSTNLFWHFTDFTVAHSHLTMYGIITFLLWGCIYATVPRLTGREPPQATVGAHFWMALLGLLFYTVPLMIGGTLRGLAWLEGKPFIDSVVLMAPYWLWRAIGGTLMWISHWVFAYNLYRMIAGPRAVASTAARSPRDPFPAEVTA
- a CDS encoding MarR family winged helix-turn-helix transcriptional regulator, whose translation is MAAKDQPLGKKDYETLAEFRYALRKFLGFSEEAASRHGVTPQQYQALLAIEGFPGRNWVTIGELAEQMRIAHHSAVGLVDRMEALRLVRRVTAKEDRRRVQVLLTAKGLKLLEKLYRVHRGELRSTGAKLAALLRKAAVKIPRRAAATGGTPEEAE